A region from the Pseudomonas cucumis genome encodes:
- the trhO gene encoding oxygen-dependent tRNA uridine(34) hydroxylase TrhO — MTQQIVVAALYKFVTLEDYVALREPLLQAMVDNGIKGTLLIAEEGINGTVSGSREGIDGLMAWLKNDPRMDDIDHKESYCDEQPFYRTKVKLKKEIVTLGVEGVDPNKKVGTYVDPQNWNALISDPEVLLIDTRNDYEVSIGTFEGAIDPKTTSFREFPDYIKANFDPAVHKKVAMFCTGGIRCEKASSYMLSQGFDEVYHLKGGILKYLEEVPQEETKWQGDCFVFDNRVTVRHDLSEGDYDQCHACRTPVSVEDRASEHYVAGISCPHCWDKLSEKTRRSAIDRQKQIELAKARNMPHPIGYNYKQTPSEA, encoded by the coding sequence ATGACACAACAGATTGTCGTGGCGGCACTGTATAAGTTCGTCACCCTGGAAGATTACGTCGCCCTGCGCGAGCCGCTGCTGCAAGCAATGGTCGACAACGGCATCAAAGGCACGCTGCTGATCGCCGAAGAAGGCATCAACGGCACCGTGTCCGGCAGCCGCGAAGGCATTGACGGGCTGATGGCCTGGCTCAAGAACGACCCGCGCATGGACGACATCGACCACAAAGAGTCGTATTGCGACGAGCAGCCGTTCTATCGCACCAAAGTCAAACTCAAGAAAGAAATCGTCACCCTCGGCGTCGAAGGCGTGGACCCGAACAAAAAGGTCGGCACCTATGTGGATCCACAGAACTGGAACGCGCTGATCAGCGATCCTGAAGTGCTGTTGATCGACACCCGTAACGATTATGAAGTCTCGATCGGCACCTTCGAAGGCGCCATCGACCCGAAGACCACCAGTTTTCGCGAATTCCCCGACTACATCAAAGCCAATTTCGACCCGGCCGTGCACAAGAAGGTCGCGATGTTCTGCACTGGCGGCATTCGCTGCGAAAAGGCTTCGAGCTACATGCTCAGCCAGGGCTTCGATGAGGTCTATCACCTCAAGGGCGGCATTCTGAAGTACCTCGAAGAGGTGCCGCAGGAAGAAACCAAATGGCAGGGCGACTGCTTCGTGTTCGATAACCGCGTGACCGTGCGTCACGATCTCAGCGAAGGCGACTACGATCAATGTCATGCCTGTCGTACGCCCGTCAGTGTGGAAGACCGTGCATCCGAGCATTACGTGGCCGGCATCAGTTGCCCGCATTGCTGGGATAAGCTGAGCGAGAAAACCCGTCGCAGTGCCATCGACCGGCAGAAGCAGATCGAACTGGCCAAGGCGCGCAACATGCCGCACCCGATCGGTTACAACTACAAGCAAACTCCTTCCGAGGCTTGA
- a CDS encoding BolA family protein, which yields MTMQQRIESTLGLLQPEHLQVLDESHMHSRGLQTHFKAVVVSQQFEGLNRVKRHQKVYGTLGELMGEFHALALHTYTPEEWAQIDAAPASPTCAGGSKH from the coding sequence ATGACCATGCAACAACGCATCGAATCGACGCTGGGTCTGTTACAGCCCGAGCATCTGCAAGTGCTGGATGAAAGCCACATGCACAGCCGTGGGTTGCAGACCCACTTCAAGGCGGTGGTGGTCAGCCAGCAGTTCGAAGGCCTCAATCGCGTCAAGCGTCACCAGAAGGTGTACGGCACTTTGGGCGAACTGATGGGCGAGTTCCATGCGTTGGCGCTGCATACCTACACGCCAGAAGAATGGGCACAGATCGACGCGGCCCCGGCTTCGCCGACCTGTGCTGGCGGCAGCAAGCATTAA
- a CDS encoding DUF2059 domain-containing protein has product MTRLRAICTAVALVCASGQVFADTASHNASAEAFLTLAHADKLGTPVYMQVQQMFAQRFEQTKAPESKKALLETYQAKANAALDQAIGWNKLKPDMVKLYTTNFSESELKDLVAFYKSPLGKKVLEKMPQLTQQSAQMTQAKLESAVPVVNKLLADMTAELEPKGAAAPAKKKP; this is encoded by the coding sequence ATGACTCGTCTTCGTGCCATCTGTACCGCGGTTGCACTGGTTTGCGCCAGCGGCCAGGTTTTTGCCGATACCGCCAGCCACAACGCCAGTGCCGAAGCTTTCCTGACCCTGGCGCACGCTGACAAACTGGGCACTCCGGTGTACATGCAAGTGCAGCAAATGTTCGCTCAGCGCTTTGAACAGACCAAAGCCCCTGAATCGAAAAAAGCCCTGCTGGAAACTTACCAGGCCAAGGCCAACGCCGCTCTGGATCAAGCCATTGGCTGGAACAAGCTGAAGCCGGACATGGTCAAGCTTTACACCACCAATTTCAGCGAATCCGAGCTCAAGGATCTGGTTGCGTTCTACAAGTCGCCACTGGGCAAGAAAGTCCTGGAAAAAATGCCACAGCTGACTCAGCAATCGGCCCAGATGACTCAAGCCAAGCTGGAAAGCGCGGTGCCTGTGGTCAACAAACTGCTGGCTGACATGACTGCCGAGCTGGAGCCTAAAGGCGCCGCCGCTCCAGCCAAGAAAAAGCCTTAA